A region of the Pseudarthrobacter phenanthrenivorans Sphe3 genome:
CTGCTTGCCGTTGAGCCAGGACATGAAAGCGATGCCGGTCTTGTAGTAGAACGTGGGGGCGCTGAAAATGTGCTTGCCCAGTTCCCGCGTGGAGTCCAGGATTTCGCGTGCCTTCGCTGGATTGCCGGCGTCGTAGTTCTGCAGGGCCACCGAAGCGGCCGGGTAGATCGCCGCGAAGATGCCCAGCAGGGCGTCGGAGTGGTGGCTGCCATCGCCTTCGATCAGTTCGGGGTAGTTGAAGTCGTCGCCGGTGTAGAGGCGGACGCCCTCAGGGAGCGCAGCGCGCAGGGCCACCTCGTGGCTGGCGTCGAGCAGCGAAACCTTGACCCCGTCCACCTTGTCCGCGTTGTCCTTAATGAGGCCCAGGAAGGTCTCGGTGGCGGCAGCCACATCATCCGAACCCCAGTAGCCGGCGAGCGCGGGATCGAACATGGTTCCCAGCCAGTGCAGGATCACAGGCTGGTCCACTTCCTGCAGGAGGGTGGAGTACACGTTCAGGTAGTCCTCGGGACTGCTGGCGACTCTGGCCAAGGCACGGGATGCCATGAGGATGACCTTGGGTCCGGCTTCGGTGATGACGGCGATCTGCTCGCGGTAGGCCTCGAGGACGGCCTGGATGCCGGCTTCCCCGGCCGGCAGGGCGTCGATGTCCAGCTGGTCCGTGCCGGCGCCGCAGGAGACGAGGTCCCGAACGGACTTCCCCGCTGTGGCCGGGTTGCCGGCGGAAACCACCCACGCCGCTTCCACTCCGGTGCGCTTGATGAGCTGCTGGGTGGCTGCCCAGTCCAGGCCCATGCCGCGCTGGGCGGTGTCCATGGCGTCTGCGACACCAAGTCCGTAGGACCACAGCTCGTGGCGGTAGGCCATGGTGGCGTCCCAGTCCAGGCGGGCGGGGGCACCCGGGGTGTTGTCAGCGAGGACTTCGGGAATGACGTGGGCTGCCGCATAGGCGCGCCTGGCAGTGAGCGGAGCGGTGGGGCGGGCCCAGGAGGTGCCGCCCTGCAGCCGGTATTCGCGGGTGCCGCCGTCATTGGAAGGAAGGATGAGCGAGGTCATTAGAGGGTGATCTCCGGGATATCGAGGGTGCGGCGTTCGTCATTGGAGCGCAGGCCGAGCTCGGCGAGCTGGACGCCGCGGGCGGCGGACAGCAGGCCGAAGCGGTGTTCCCGGCCGGCGACGACGTCGCGGAGGAATTCCTCCCACTGCAGCTTGAAGCCGTTGTCCAGCTCAGCGTTGGCGGGGACTTCCTGCCACTGGTCGCGGAAGGACTCCGTGACGGGCAGGTCCGGGTTCCAGACTGGCTTGGGGGTGTGGGCACGCTGCTGGGCAACGCACTTGTTCAGGCCTGCCACAGCGGAACCGTGGGTGCCGTCCACCTGGAACTCCACCAGTTCATCCCGGTACACGCGCACGGCCCAGGAGGAGTTGATCTGGCCGATGACTCCGTCGCCGCCCGGGGTCTCGAGCTCGAAGATGCCGTAGGTGGCGTCATCCGCCGTGGCCTTGTATTCCTTGCCTGCCTCGTCCCAGCGGGTGGGGATGTGGGTGGCGGTCTTGGCGTTGACGCTCTTGACCTTGCCAATGATGCCCTCAAGGACGTAATTCCAGTGGCAGAACATGTCCGTGGTCATTCCGCCGCCGTCTTCCTTGCGGTAGTTCCAGGACGGGCGCTGCGCTGCCTGGATGTCGCCTTCGAAGACCCAGTAGCCGAACTCACCGCGGATGGACAGGATGCGGCCGAAGAAGCCCTCATCCACCAGGCGGCGGAGCTTGACCAGTCCGGGCAGGTAGAGCTTGTCGTGGACGACGCCTGCAGTAACGCCGGCTTCCTTTCCCATACGGGCTAGCTCGATGGCCTCTTCAAGGGTTTCGGCCGTGGGCTTCTCGGTGAAAATGTGCTTGCCGGCCCGCATCGCCTTCTTGAGGGTGGCTGCGCGGAGGCTGGTCATGGAGGCGTCAAACACGACGTCGATGGTGGGGTCGTTGATGACGGCGTCGAGGTCGGTGCTCCACTCGGACACCTTGTGCTTCTCGGCGAGCTCGCGGATCTTGGCTTCGTTGCGTCCCACCAGGATGGGTTCCACCTGGACCCGGGTGCCGTCCTCCAGCGTGAAGCCGCCGGCGTCACGGATGGGAAGGATGGAGCGCAGCAGGTGCTGGCGGTAGCCCATGCGCCCGGTGATGCCGTTCATGGCGATGCGGATTGTCTTAGTTTCGAAGCCCATGTGTCCTCCACGGTGAGTGAGCGTTTGGTCAGCTTGATCGGGAAAGCGCATTCCCACTGCTTCCATGATGCACTGGAGGACGCGATCTTGGCAAGCGCTTTCCGGAAACGCCTGACAACTGCCATAATGTGAGCACGCTTACTGTCCCTTTAAAGCCGTCAGGAGATGCTGTGGCTGCAAGTACCCTTACCGAGGTGGCCCGGCTGGCCGGGGTCTCACCCGCCACGGCGTCGCGGGTGTTGAACGGCTCCGCGCGCAAGCCCGGCAAGGACATCGCTGAGCGGGTCCGCCAGGCCGCCGAGTCGCTGGGATACGTCCCCAATGCCCAGGCCCAGGGCCTGGCGAAATCCAGTTCCGGCTTGATCGGCCTGATTGTGCACGACATTGCAGACCCCTATTTTTCGGCCATAGCCAGGGGGGTTCAGGCGGCCGCACGTGAACAGCGCAAGATGGTACTGCTCGCCACGACCGGAGGGGCGCCGGCTGAAGAGCGTGAAGCCGTGGCGGCTTTCGCCGCACGGCGTGCAGATTCGATTGTCATTGCCGGGTCGCGTTCGTCCCGGGACGAGGACCGCGAGGACAATGCTGAACTGGCGGCGGAGCTGGACAGGTATTGCCGCAATGGTGGACGGGTGGCGGTGGTGGGACATCCGGTGGTGGGCGCTGCCGCCCCCGAGGGGTACCACGTGATCGCGGTCCCCAACCAGGATCTGGCCGGCGACCTGGCAGCGCAGCTTGCCGCCGGCTTCGGCGGCGATTTCGTCATCATCGGTGGCCCCGAGGGCCTCTACACCTCCGATGACAGGATCCGCGGGTTCCAGGAGGGCCTGGCAAAAGCCGGCCAAGCACCCGCTGAGGTCGTAAGGACCTCGTTCAACCGCTCCGGCGGTTATGAGGCGGGCCTAAAGCTGGCGGCCCGCATCAAGTCCGCACGTGAAGGCGGCAGGGAAGCCGCCGGCCCCAAGCTGTGCATCTTCGCAGTCAACGACGTCATGGCCATCGGCGCCTCGGCGGCATTGCGGGCCGAAGGGCTTCGGATTCCCCGGGACGCCACCATCGCCGGTTTCGACGACATCGAAACCCTTCGCGATTTCCGCCCGGCGCTTTCCACCGTCCGATTGCCGCTTGAGGAGATCGGCCGGCTTGCCACCCGGGCCACGGCCAGGCCCTCAAGAAGCAGCGGCGACGGGGAAGAAGACGGCCAGCAGCCCGTTACAGGCGAAGTAACTCTCCGCCGCAGCACCGAAGCGGTGGCCTGATGGCAGTTGCATTGAGCAGCATCCGAGCCCAGGCCACCGCCGGCTCCTGCCCCGCCCCCGGCCCCAGGCCTGCCATGCTTGTGCTGCCGGGCGGCGGCTACGCCCGGCAGGCCGACCACGAGGCCGAACCGGTGGCGGAATGGCTGGCCGGTCTGGGCATCCACGCCTTCGTGCTGCGCTACCGGGTTGCGCCGGACCGGCACCCGGCCCCACTGGAGGATGCAAAGGAAGCCATGCTGCAGATCCGCCTCGGCTCCCACGGGCTGGCAGTGGATCCGGAACGCGTCGGCGTCCTTGGATTTTCCGCCGGCGGGCACCTCGCCGCCACCTTGTCCACCGCCACGGCAACGGGAAGCGGGCGCCTGGACGTCCCGGCAGCAGTCCCGGACCTGACGGTGCTGTGCTACCCCGTGGTTTCGTACACCCGCTCTGTCCATCAAGGATCCGTGGACAACCTCCTCGGCAGCGCGCCGCCGTCGGACGTCCTTGCCGAACTTTCCGCCGAGCGGCAGGTAACCGCTGCCACCCCTCCCGCCTTCGTCTGGCACACAGCGGATGACGACGCCGTCCACGTCAGGCACAGCCTGGGCTACGCCGGAGCGCTCATGGACGCGGGCGTTCCTGCTGAGCTGCACGTCTTTCCCCACGGCAGGCACGGCCTGGGCCTCGCCACGGACGAACCGGGGCCACGCCAGTGGACGGCGCTGTGTGCAGACTGGCTGAACCGTGCAGGCTGGGCTTCGACGGGGGCCGCTGCCGGCAGCAGCAGCCGGGCCGGCAGCCCTGACGGGTCGGCTGCCCGCTGAACCAGCCCGGGCTACAGGGCCCGAATTGTCCAGGATGCCGAATGCGACTCCCCCGCAGCCAGATGAAGGAGATCCGTACCGGAGTTGAAGGCGTCCGGCGGGCACGTCATGGGTTCAACGGCCAGCCCCAGCCGGTCCGGCCCCACCGGCTTGTCGGCCGTGTGGATCTGGACCCACGGCCATTCCGCGCCCCACTCGAGTTCAACGCCGGTTCCCGCGGGATCATGGACGCGGACCCGGGCCAGCCCCTCCCTGTCGCGGGCAATGCCAGTGAAGGCGTGGTCGATTCTCAAAGCGCCCAGCGGGCGGCGGCTGCGGAAGTCGAAGTCGTGCTGGTCCACACCCTTCATGCCCACCGGAAGCAGCCGGTCCGGGGTCACTTCCAGGAACTGGCGGGCGGGAAGTTCCAACGTCCAACCGTCCAGCTTCCCCGGCCCAGCCACCAGATAGGGGTGGGGACAGACACCGTAAGGGGCCGTGGCTGACCCCGAGTTGACGGCAGTCACTGTGCACCTCAGTCCGTCCGGCGCCAGCAGGTAGGTGACGGACACTTCTAGGTCCGAGGGGTATTGCGGACCTGCCGTCATTTTGCACGTCAATCCCACCGAATCTCCGGCGGCCTGCCGAACATCCCAGATTTTGTCCGTGGCCAGGCCGTGAAGGGCGGAGCCTCGTTCCGGTTCATTGATTACAGCCTCGTACGCCTTGCCGCGGTACGTATACTTTCCGTCCTTGAGGCGGTTGGGCCAGGGGGCACAGATGACCCCGCGATAGTCGGGAATCCTCCCGTCCGGGCCAAACCCGAGCACAAGGTCGCGGCCGCGGAACCTGAGTTCCCGGAGGGCACCACCGCGGGCTGTGACGATGGCGGTATACGGCCCGCTGGCGAGGCTGTGTTCTGTGGAGGGCATGGAAATCCTAGGAAGGGGATCAACTTGTTAGCGCTAACCAGCCTAGCGCATGACTCTGGGCCAGCCCGGAATGTTGATCCGGGAGCGGTCCCCTGTCCGGTGCCGGTGGCTACAGTTGCAGCATGGACCAAGGCGAAGCCGTGAACACCCGCCTGCTGGACGCCGTCAGGACGGCACTGCTTGAAGCGGCCGACCCGGTGAGGGGTGCCGGGGCGCGGGCCTATATGAAATCCGCCATGCCGTGCCTCGGCGTCCGGGTGCCCCAGGTGCGCCGCATCGCCAAGGCCGCCGCCGCCCAGTCGCCGTTCGCCTCGGCTGGCCAGCTCCGCGCCACCGTCCTTGAGCTGTGGCGGAACGCTTCATGGCGGGAGGAACGGTATGCAGCCATTGACCTCACCGCCAGCCGACTGGTTGCCGGTGACATGCACATGCTTCCCGTCTACGAGGAGATCATCCGCAGCGGGGCGTGGTGGGACTTCGTGGATAACGTGGCCCCGCGGCTCGGTGGTTTGCTGCAAAGGAACCGCCCGGAAATGTCAGCCATAGTCCTCGCCTGGAGCACCGATGCGGACTTCTGGATAAGGCGGGCAGCCATCCTCTCGCAGCTCAAGGCGAAGGCGGGCACCGATACCGTACTCCTGGCCAGCGTTCTGGAAGCGAACCTGAGAGACCCGGAATTCTTCATTCGCAAGGCCATCGGCTGGGCCCTGCGCGAGTACGCCAAGACGGCGCCGGACTGGGTGGCAGCGTTCGTGGCCGCACACGGCAGCACCATGAGCGCCCTCTCCCGCCGGGAGGCCCTGCGGCACCTGTCCGGGCGCCCTGGCGTTCCCTAGCCACGCTGTCAGGCTGGGCGCGTGTAGCTGCGCGGGATGCCGGGCCTAGGCTTCGAGGCGGCTGGCGGCGCGGGCCCCCGCCAGCGCCAGGATCACCCCTCCGAAAGCGAGTGCGATGAGCCCGTAGACGACGGCGGCCGGCGGGGGTCCCCAGAGCGCGTGCAGCACCAGCGTGCCGGGCACCAGCCCCAGGTAACCTGCTGCCCCTGCGCCCAGCGCCCACGGCCACACCCCGGCCATTGCCCGTGTGGCGCGCCCCGGCCGCCGGGCAGGAGTTGCCGGCACCGACGCCCCAAGGCCTAGGATGACGCCCAGCAGTGGCGGGCCGAAACCCCCGCCCACGGCAAGCAGCAGCAGCGAGAGCCCGATCAGGACCAGGGCCCCATGCCGCCGCCGCATCCCCAGTACCGCCCACGCCGCGAGCGCAACGGCAACCGCCACAGTAGCCACGCCGGACACCATCAGGTCCGGGATCACTGTCACTGCGGGTTCGCCATCCAGGACTTCGAAACCCTCATGCTGCGGCCAGGAACGGATAAACGGGCTCTCCGGCCGCACCGGACCCTGGAGGATCTCGCCGAGCCCGTGTTCCATTCCGGCAAGCGCGGCCAGCACGCCAAACCAGGCGACGACGGTCTGCAGGGCTGCCCCGGGATGCCTTGGTCCCATGCCCCACCTCCTCACCATTGCGGGATGAGTGTTGGACGGTGCTTCGACCCTAATGGCAGGAGTGCGGCGGCAGCAGGGTCAAAGGCCCTGGAAGGTCAGCAGGCGGCCGCAGCCAGGTTCGGCGGAGCTTAGATGACGGGGCGTTCGACGACGGTCTCATGGGTCTTGCGGAACAGCCGGCGCGTGCGGGGATCCCAGAAGACCAGGTACAGGCCAAACAGCAGGCCGGTCACCGCAGCAGCAACGCGGGCAAGCGCCAACGCGAAGCCAAGGTCTTCCGTTTGCAGGTACGGGAAGACCTCCAGCTGATCCGAAATGGCATAGATCATGAAGAAGGACACCACAAAGTAGAGTGCCTTGACTTGCCAGTCGTTCCGGATGCCGGTCACCGCAAAGAGCGGTATGAGCCAGACCACGTACCAGGACTGGATCATGGGAGCCAGCAGGACCACCGCCGCGAAGGCGAGGGTAAGACGGCGCATCACCCGGTCGTAGTCGCCGCGGAAAATCTGCCAGGCCACGATGCCCACGGCAAGCAGCTTCCCGCCGTCGAACACGACGTCCGCAAAGACGGCACCCTCCAGGCCGAACGAATTCGCCAGCGAGGCGACCACCATTCCGATCAGGCCAACGGGGGCGTACCAGATGGAAATGCTGCCCGGAGCGGACAGCCCGTTGATCCAGCCGAAGCCAAAACCATTGACCAGGCTCATCAGGACCAGGAGCCCCAGGCTCAGGCCCGCCGTCAGGCCCCAGAATACGAACTTGCGCAACCAGCCGGCGTCCTTGCCGGCCCACAGCAGCCCAATGAACGGCAGGAACACTATGGTGATGGGTTTGACCGCGATGGAGAGCGTAACCAGGACCACGCCCCGGACCACGCGGTGCGTCGCCGAGTAGTAGAGGCCGGCCAGCGCCAGCCCGATCATGAGGGCATCGTTGTGGACGCTGGCGATGAAGTTGGTGAGGAACAGCGGATTGGCGGCTGTGAGCCACAAGGCCCGGTGCGGGTTGACGCCGTGCAGTTCGGCGAGCCGGGGAACGTAGATGACGCACAGGACCACCCCCGCCAGGGCCACGAGCCGGAACAGCATCACGCTTGCCTCCGGCTGGACGTTGGTGGACCAGACCACGAACTGCTCGATCCACAGGAACAACTGACCATAGGGAACGGGCGCTTCCGTCCACATCTTGTCCGCGCCGAGCTGGAAGTAGTTGGACAGGGCTGAAATGCCGTTCTCGTAAGGGTTGAAACCCTCCACCATCAGCCGGCCCTGGCCAATATAGGCGTACACATCGCGGCTGAAGAGCGGCACGCTGAACATCATCGGCAGCCCCCAGGCCGCGACCGCCATCACTGTGGCCTTCCGCGCCTCCCCGCCCCAGACGCGCACCCGCTGTCCCAGCCGGAGCCACGCACGGACCAGGAGCATCCCGCCCACCGCGAGCAGGATGATGGAGAGCGCGACCCCCACCGCTTCAGCCCTCATCCAGATAAACAGCGGCATCCGGCGGAGTTCGGAGACAGGCGCCAGCCAGCCCACCCCCAGGGATCCGATCATCATGAACATGGAACCAATGAACCCGGCAAGGAGCGGGGAGCGGGCGTTGTCCACGTCGGCACCGCCGGCCGGGGCTGCGGTGGCGGAAGCCCTCTCCCCCGCCGCAGGCACACGCGCCGTCATCTCAGGATCGTCCAATCTTTCTCGTTCGCGATTCTGCCCGGGGGCTTCAAGACCCTGCGGGACGCGTCGCCACGGGGGCGGCATTGACCCGCCGCGTCTCCGAAATCCTAGCATCGGCCGGTGGCGTGGGAGTGTAACGGTAGGCTGGACCGGTGCCTATCTCTAACGAACGAATCGTCTGGATCGACTGCGAAATGACCGGTCTGGACATCAAGAATGACGCCCTGATCGAGGTGGCGGCCCTGGTCACCGACTCGGAACTGAACATCCTGGGTGACGGCGTAGACGTGGTCATCAAACCCGACGATGCCGCGGTGGCCCAGATGAACGACTTCGTCCGGGACATGCACACGAAGTCCGGGCTGCTGAAGGAACTGCCCCATGGCAAGACGATGGCGGAGGCGGAAGCGGCCGTGATGGAGTACATCTCCAAGTGGGTGCCGGACCCCCGGAAGGCGCCCCTGGGCGGAAATTCTGTGGGAACGGACAGGGTATTCCTGTCGCGGGACATGCCCGCCGTGGTTGAACACCTGCACTATCGCGTTATCGACGTGAGCACCATTAAGGAACTCTCCCGCCGCTGGTTCGCCCGTGCATACTTCCAGGCGCCGGCGAAAAAGGGCGGCCACCGGGCCCTGGGCGACATCAAGGATTCCATCGACGAACTGCGCTACTACCGGGAGGCCGTGTTCGTGCCGGCGCCCGGACCGGACAGCGTCACGGCCCAGCAGATCGCCCGCCGCATCACCGCCACGGAGGGACCCGAAGCGCGCGAAGCGTAATCTGCGCCACCTTTCAGGGATTTTTCCCGGAAAACCCCAAAAGTGGACAAAGCACCCCTGAAGAGCAGGTAAGCTATATGAGTTGCCTTTCCGGAGGGCCGGTTCGCCGGTAAATCTGCAGGCACATGGTGGGCTTAGCTCAGTTGGCAGAGCGCCTGGTTGTGGTCCAGGAGGTCGCGGGTTCAACCCCCGTAGCTCACCCTCAGGGGACGGCATGTGCAGCCGTCCGGGAAGGAGGCCGCACCGGATATCCGGTGCGGCCTCCTTCTTTTTGGTTATTGCACCCGCTTCCTGCAACCCAACACTGCCAAAGGACCGCTGAAGATGACCGTTCTGCCAATCACCATCTGGGGAGAGCCCGTGCTGCACCGCCGGGCAGCAGAGGTGGAGGTGTTCGATGACGAGCTGCGGACCCTGATTGCGGACATGTTCGAAACAAACGATGCCGCCAACGGTGTGGGCCTCGCCGCGCCCCAGGTAGGCGTGGGCAAGAGGATCTTCGTGTACAAGTATGCGAATGACGACGGTGCTCCCCCTGCCGGTGTCCTGGTCAACCCGGTCCTGACCTTGTCCAAGATCTCCGGCGCCGTTCCGGATCCGGATGAGGAAGAGGAAGGCTGCCTGTCCTTTCCCAGCGGGCAGTACCCGCTGAAGCGCGCCGAGTGGGCGCGGGTGGAGGGCTTTGACGGCTACGGCCAGCCCGTGAGGTTTGAGGCAACGGGCTGGTTCGCCCGGGTCATGCAGCACGAATACGACCACCTGGACGGCAAGCTCTATGTCAACCGCCTGATGGACCGCTACGCCCGCAAGGCCATGAAGCAGGCCAAGAAGAACGGGTGGGGCGTTCCGGGACTGACGTGGATGCCAGGCGTGGACCCGGACCCCTTCGGCCATTAGGGCCATCAGTTTGACCTGACCGTCTCCTGTCCCGGGCAGGCTGCCAGCACCCGTTTCATGGCGTCCTTTTCCGCTTCGGTCACCCAGAGGGCATAGGCCGCTTTGACCGAGATCTGCCTGGCCACGTAGTGGCAGCGGATTGAGGTGTTTTTCGGAAGCCAGGTGGCGGCATCCCCGGCGCCTTTCTGCTGGTTCGCCGGCCCGTCCGCCGCGATGAGGTTCAGGGGATCGTTGGCCAGGCTCTCGCGCTGCTTGGCCGTCAGCGCCTGCGCACCTTTCTGCCACGCGTCGCCGAGCGCCACCACATGGTCAACCTGGACCGCCCGGCTGCTTTCCGAGCCACGGCGGAAGTCCACGAAGCCGGCGGTGTAGGGCTCCTGGAAGTGACCGGCGGCGATGCGGCACCTGGAACCTTCCATGAAGACGACGTCCTGGAGGTCCCGGCGAAGGATGTCGTTGCGGGTGTCGCAGCCGTTCCGGTCCACATCCAGCCACGCCTGCCCGAACGCTTCGCGGCGGTAGTCATCTTTGGCAGCCCTGCCCTTGACCGAAAGTCCCTCCAGGGCGTCCGCGGCAGAGCCGTGGGGCACCGGCCTGACGGGTACCACGGGCTTCATCCATGAGGAATCGAAGACCGGCGCCTCAACAGGTCCGGAAACGGCAGGTGCCGTGAGCGCGAACTGGCCGGCGGTGAAGAACCAGTACAGGCCCGCCAGCACCAGCAGGCCGGCCAGCAGCAGGATGGCCCAGGCCTGCCGCGAACGACGGCGGGCGGTGCGGTAGGCGGACCAGCTCACGGTCATGGGATGCCTGGCCTTCGGGTGACATCGTGCACCCAAGAAGACTAGGACACTGCCCGGACGTGCCTGCCGATATCCACAGTGTGGAGGGAAGGTGGCGCTGCGCCGGAGCTGTTACTGCTCCCGCATGACCCGCCTGAGGTCCTCCTCGGCGATGGCCAGCAGCCCTTCGAGCTGGCGCACCCGGTCTTCTCCTACGTCGCCTGCCTTGTAGGCGGTACGTGCATCCTCAAGCAGCCGGACGGCTTCTTTGTGGTTCGCTTTGGCCACGTCCAGGGCGTGCTCAAGCGTGGTCTCGTGCTGAAGCGTTGAATCATTATCCATGCCATTAGTGTGATCCCGATTCCCGGCTGATTCCAGCTTCATCAGCCGGGAAATCGGAGGTCCGGCGCGGGAGCCTAGACTGCGACGGCAGCGAGGGCCGCGGCTGATTCCTTGGCAGGGAAGGACGGCGGGTTCACGCCTGCCATTTCTTCCATGACGCGGACCACCTGGCAGCTGTAGCCGAATTCATTGTCGTACCAGACATACAGGACCAGGTTCTTGTCTGTGGAGACGGTGGCGAGGCCGTCCACGATGCCTGCACGGCGGGACCCCACGAAGTCGGTAGAAACGACTTCCGGCGAGTCGATGTAGTCGATCTGCTTGCGCAGGTCCGAGTGCAGCGACATCTCGCGGAGGTAGTTGTTGACCTCGTCCTTGGTGGTCCCGTTTTCCAGGCTCAGGTTCAGGATGGCCAGGGAAACGTCCGGGGTGGGGACCCGGATGGAGCTGCCGGTCAGCTTGCCCAGCAGTTCGGGCAGTGCCTTGGCAACAGCCTTGGCGGCGCCGGTCTCCGTGATGACCATGTTCAGCGCTGCGGAGCGGCCGCGGCGGTCGCCCTTGTGGAAGTTGTCGATCAGGTTCTGGTCGTTGGTGAAGGAGTGGACGGTCTCCACGTGTCCGTGGATGACGCCGAATTTGTCGTTGATGGCCTTCAGCACGGGGGTGATGGCGTTGGTGGTGCAGGACGCGGCGGAGATGATCTGGTCCGTGTCCTCGATGGTGCCGTGGTTGATGCCGTGGACGATGTTCTTAAGCTCGCCCTTGCCAGGGGCCGTCAGCAGCACCCGGGCCACGCCCTTGCTCTGCAGGTGCTGGGAGAGTCCTTCCGCGTCGCGC
Encoded here:
- a CDS encoding glyceraldehyde-3-phosphate dehydrogenase, whose protein sequence is MSQTSDSCLDTWMGREALAEAMIPVIGRLYRENNVVTSIHGRSLINKSTMNILKAHRFARRMSKDELLLEETAPLLNTLAQLELGAAAIDIARLNQKFKEEGNGATLEEFLRAELADVVGKRGGDDRTSTDVVLYGFGRIGRLLARLLIEKAGGGHGLRLRAIVVRRGSDNDLSKRASLLRRDSVHGSFEGTIRIDEEANTITANGVQVQVIYSDNPATIDYTAYGIANALVVDNTGRWRDAEGLSQHLQSKGVARVLLTAPGKGELKNIVHGINHGTIEDTDQIISAASCTTNAITPVLKAINDKFGVIHGHVETVHSFTNDQNLIDNFHKGDRRGRSAALNMVITETGAAKAVAKALPELLGKLTGSSIRVPTPDVSLAILNLSLENGTTKDEVNNYLREMSLHSDLRKQIDYIDSPEVVSTDFVGSRRAGIVDGLATVSTDKNLVLYVWYDNEFGYSCQVVRVMEEMAGVNPPSFPAKESAAALAAVAV